The sequence GGTCTCTCTCCAAGCCTCCAAGTCGCTCCGCTTATCTGGCAAAGAGGCCTCACACTTCCCTATAAAAAACCCTCTGACATCAACTACGGTGCCAAGGTCGAGGTGGAGGGAAGACCTTGAAGAGAGTCGTTAGCTGGCTTATTCTTGGGTGTGTGGCGTGGTTTTGGAGCGGTTGTGCGACTAAAATATTGGAGGATAAGGAGAGCTCCTCGCTCCTAAAGACGGTGGCTCTTCCCTTTGCGATTGTGGAACTCTATGCCGAGGTGGTCGGGACGGCCGCGGTGGCGATCGCCTCCCCGCCTGTGGCGGCAGTGGGCGATTCGGTCAAGTCGATGGGCTCGGGGGTGAGTCTTGTTGAAGAGGAGGAGAGGGCTAGGGATAGAGGGGTGAAGGAGTTTTCTAAGGGTTTTTTCACCACGAGCTGCGTCCCCCTGCCTCTTGCTCCCAATCGCCGTTGTATCGAGCATGACGCACGCTATGAGGAGGGCAAGATTACCTATAGCGGTTCTCTTTTGAGTATTGAGGAAAAAGAGAGAATCGAGAAGAATTTTGCCTTTTATTGTGAAGCCAATAGCGGAAGGCGTGAGAATCCTAGCCAGTACACGCTGGAAGAGAAGATCCGCTACTATCGCTCTAGGGCGCTCCAAAAGCTTCCTCCTGATCCGCTTCGGCTCAAACGCCTCAGTGCCTCCTCATCCAAGGCTTGGATATGCATCAAAGAGGGGGATATTCTCTTTCGCAAAGAGGGAGAGGCCCTCTGGTATTAGCCCTCGGCCTAGGGAGATGAGGCCAAAGAGAATCAGTGCGATTCCGACTATTTTTTGAATAGGATGCAAAAAAGGCAAAAGTCTCGCTGCGGTGGAGGGGTGACCCAAAAGATAGGCGAGCCCCATATCCCAAAAGAGCAAGAGGGAGATCATCCAAACTCCATAAAAGATTCGTGTGGCGGGGGTGATCTCTGGAGGAAGAATCGTAAAGAGCACCGAGAGGTAAAAGAGTGTGTTTTTGGGGTTGAGGAGGGCTGAGAGGAGGCCTTGCCAGAAAAATCCCACCGCCAAAGAGGGGCGAGGAGTCTCTCCTTGAGTGCCAAAGCGAGGTTTTGGAGAGAGAAAGAGCACTCCTCCAAGATAGATCAAAAAGAGCGCCCCTCCTAATTCAATTAGGGGCAAAAGCCATGAAATTTGACCCAATATCCCATGTCCAAGGAAGCTGAGCGCGATATAAAAGCCATTGCCCATGGCGATCCCTAGGCAGCTCCACCATGCGCTACGGTGTCCATGAAGAAGCGCATGGCGCAAAATGAGGAAAAAATCCTATCCGGGGCTCAATAGGGCAAGAAGATAGAGAGTGGTGAGGGTGAAAAATTCCGCTCCGAGTGTCATGATGACTCCTTTTGGAGCGGAAATCTAACTCAAAGCGCGGAAAAATTATTGAACGAAATTGAGTTGATACTCTCTAGGGGTGAGCGCCACGCGCCGTTTGAAGAATCGCTGAAAGTGACTCTGGTCACTAAAGCCCCCATATTGGGCGCAAAGTGCGAGCGGGATTCCTTGGCGCAAGAGCTTTTTGAGGCGATGGAGTCTTGCATCGGTGTGATAGCGCTTGGGAGTGGTGCCGTAGGCCTTTTTGAAGCGCCGCTCCAGCGTGTAGGGATTGATCTGGAATCGCTTCGATAAAAAAGCGAGGCTCGCCTCCTCTACATCTCCCTCCAGATACTCTGCCACCTCGCTAATGAGCGCGTCTCCTCGGCTGGAGACCTCTAGAGTGTAGCGAGCAAAAAAGCGTTCGCACCATCCCCAAAATGCCTCACCTTTTAGAGAATCATACCCTTTGAGGAGGGATTGAATGAGCGAAGTGAGCCCTTGATACATCATGGGGTCAAAAATCCGAGGGGCGCGCAAGGGGAGGAGGTTTTGGCCTCCTTCGTTAAAGAGTCGCCCCTGAATCTCTAGGCAAAAATCGAGGGATAGGTGGAGGATGAAGTAGCTTCTTGTTTGCGAGGGCAAAGGATTGCAAGCGTGCGCCATCCTTGGGGGAATCACCGCCAGCATCCCTGTTTGAAGTCGAAACTCCTCTCCTTGGAGGAAAAACTGTGTCTCTCCCTCTAGCATCACCCCGATGGAGAGCATAGGGTGGGAGTGCTCTTCATAGATTCGACCGCTCTCTTTGGTGAGGCGAATCTCCAAGAAAGGCATCTCCTTGTGGAGCACCACCTGTGAAGTCGAATCGTCTCTCATGGGATGGGTAGAAAATAGGCAGGATAGGAGAATATCTCTTCCCACTGGTGGCGAAAGAGCGATTCTTTGATGGAGGGCTCTAGGAGCATTGAGGCCACATGGGTGAAGCCGCTACCGCTAAGCCAGCTAGGGTGCACTCCTGCAGAGAATCCTGCAAGGATGCGCACGCTCCCTTTAGGGCTTATGGCGCTGATGGCATCCACGGTCGAGCCGATGAGAGCCGCCCCTGTGATGACGGCGATCTTGGAGGAGGCGAGTGCCTCATACTCAAAAATATCGCTATGCACCTCATCGCTCAGGCGATTCTTCTGCCGACAAAAGACCAGAGGTTTGCGCCCCTCTTGGCGCATTTTTTTAATCACTGGCTCTAAATTCCCGACAAAGACGATCTCATCGCCCTCCTTGGTGAGCTCTAGGAGCTTTTGGGGAAGCAGGGCGCGCGCTCCCTTTTGGAGGGGAATCTTTTCGCTTCCTAGACGATAGCGGGCGATCGCATTGGCTAGGGCTAGCCCTAGCGCCCTATGGAGGGGATCAAAATCCAGCGATTGATCAAAAACCTCTTCGCAGCTTGTGGCGCACAAAGGAGTGAATTCTCCCTCGCCTTGGGGGAGGAGAGCCACACCGATGTAGTGCTGGTTGGCTTGGCGGATAAGGGCATAGACACAGGTGGTGCTGGTGCCAAAATCCTCTAAAATAAGCCCCTCGTGCTGGGCGATAAGGGAGGCTTGGTGGATGAGATTAGCATAAAGACTCATGAATACTCCTTGGGGTTAAGATAGAAAAAGAGGGCACTCTTCGACACTTCCTTCATACGATAGCTTTCCTTCATGCAAGAGACCGATTCTATCACTGATTTTGCGCGCTAGGGCTAGATGATGGGTGATAAAGAGCACGCTAAGACCTCGCTCCACTTGAAGCTCTAAGAGGGTCTTGATCACGCAGGCTTGCACGCTTGGATCAAGGGCGCTGGTGGGCTCATCGGCGATGAGGAGCTCAGGGCTATTGGCAAGCGCTCTAGCGATACAGGCACGCTGAAGTGTGCCAAGGCTCAGCTCGTGTGGATAGCGTTTAAGAAGGTGGAGGTCGGCTTTAAGCCCTGCGGCTTTGGCCAGCTCAAACGCCTGATCCTCTGCCTCCTTGGGGGGAATCTTGGCCAGCCTTAAGGGTTCTAGGAGGCTCTCTAGAATGGAGAGTCGAGGAGAGAGGGCTAGGAGGGGATTTTGATAGACCATCCCGATTCTGAGTCCCTCTTTGGGAGTGCGCCTCCCTTGGGTGGGTTTTAGAACTCCTGCGGCAATCCATGCTAGGGTGCTTTTCCCTGAACCAGAGGCTCCGACTAAGGAGTAAATTTCGCCATGTAAAAGGCGCAAGGAGAGCCCTTGGAGGGCTTGAAAGGAACCATAGTGATGGGTGATATTCTCTAGGTTTAAGAGCTCCTGCATCCCTTGATAGAAGCATCGCCAAGAGCGATTTTCTTGCTCTTGATAGGGGGGAGAAGAGGTGAAGCACTCAGGGAGGGCTTGCGTGCACCTAGGGGCGTAGAGACAGCCCGAATCAGGAAGATGGAGATGCTCTAGATGATCATGTTGATGCAAAGTGTGCAAAGTGTCGTGACGATGGAGCAGGCGATAGGGAGCTTCGCCTTTGATCTTGACAATATCTTTGTGGCGATTCTCTCTGGGGAAAACCCTCGCTAGGGCGATGGTGTAGGGATGGAGCGATTCATCAAAGAGCTTAGAGGAGGGGAGGCGCTCTAGGAGCTGCCCCATGTAGAGGATAAGCGTCTCATCGCTTAGGGTGGAGGCAAGCTCTAGATCGTGGGTGATGAGCAAGATCGCCTTTCCTTGGGCACGAAGCCTCTTTAAGGCGTGAGCGATGAAGTCACGGCTGGATTGATCGAGCGCCCCTGTGGGCTCATCTAAAATCACCACTTTGGGATCATTGGCAAGGGCTAAAGCCAAAAGCGCTCTCTGCGCCTCCCCGCCGCTCATCTCGCCTGAATAGAGTTGGAGGTGGCGCTTAGCTAGTCCCACTAGGGGGAGGAGCTCTTTGATTCTCTCTTGGGCGCCTTGAGGGGGAAGAATCTCCAAAAGAAGGGTCTCTAAAGAGAGGAGAGGATTGAGATTCTCTGCTCCACCCTGAGGCACCCAAGCGATCTCTTTGCCTAGGCGTTCTCGTCTAGCTTGGGGGGTGAGGGAGAGCCAATCTTCTCCAAGAATCTTGATCTTTCCTTGGGTTTTGGCATGGGCGGGGAGACATCCCATGAGGCTTTTGGCTAGGGTGCTTTTTCCTGAGCCTGATTCTCCTACAAGTGCGGTGATAAAGCCTCCTTGGAGAGAGAGGGAGCAATGATCAAGGGCGAGGAGCTGGTGATTCTCCTCCTCATACCAAAGAGAAAAGTCGATCATTTCAAGCAAGCTGAGCTCCTTTGAGGCGAGGATTGAGCCGCTCTTCAACTCTAAAGAGCGCTAGGGCAAAGGCGGAGATAAGGAGCCAAAGAAGCAGAATCGGAGGGAGAATCCAGTAGATAAATCCCTCCAGATAATAAAACCCCATCGCTTGGCGTATCATCATCCCTAGGCTCTTCTCCATGGGCGAGAGAAGCCCCAAGAAGGCGAGTGTGGTTTGCGCGATGATCGCCCCTTTGAAGCGTCCAAGAGCCCCTAGAAGCGCTAGAGGAAGGAGCTCAGGAAGGAGGTGGCGATAGGCGAGATAGAGACTCCCTCCTCCCATCTGAGAGGCGGCGACCACATGCAAAGAGGATCGAGTGATTCGGGCTTGGGCACGAATCACTCGCGCCCCCAAGGGAAAAGAGAGGAGGGCGAGCAAGAGGGCGAGCAGCCATGAGGAGGGCTGGAAAAAGGCGGCAATGAGGATGAGGAGCAAAAGATTGGGCAGGGCAAGGAGAAGATCCCCAACTCTTAACATAAGCCAATCAAACCACCCTCCCCAAAGGGCGCTCAAAATCCCCACCAAGAGAGCGAGAATCACCCCCAAAGAGGCGACGCTCAATCCAAAAAGAATCGCATTGCGATAGGCGTAGAGCCACTCAGAGAAGATATCCATCCCTCCATCGTTGATTCCAAAGGGGTGCTTGAGCGAGGGGGATTCAAAAGGGGTGAAAGAGAAGTCGCTTGGATCATAGGGGGCGAGATAGGGGGCGATCAATCCAAGAAGCAGAATCGCCGCCAGAGCAAAAAGAGCCGCTCTCATCGATTCGCCTTAAAGGAGGCGAGATTCTTTGGCTCAAAGCGAAAGGCAAGCAGATAAAGAGCGCTATTGGCTAGCATCACCAAGAGAGCCAAAAGAAGGATGATGGCTTGGATGAGGGCGGGATCGCGCTTGGCAATCGCACTCAACAAAAGAGAGCCAATCCCGGGATAGGAGAAGATTCCTTCAATAAGCACCACCCCAAAGAGCATCAAGGGGAGCCTCAGCGTTAAGCGTGTTAAAAGGGGCATGAGCGCATTGGGCAGGGCGTGGATATAGCGAAGGCGCGAAGGAGCGATTCCCCTAGTGGCGGCACTTTTGAGATAGGGCGCGCCCATTTGGGGCAGAAGTGCGGCGCGCGTGAGAAGAAAATAGGAGGGGAGATAGGAGAGGGTGAGCGTCAAAAAGGGCAAAAATCCATAATATCCGAGCTCCAAAAGCCGTGCTAGACCCTTTTGGGTGCTATAGGGCTCTTCGCCTCCTTGAAGAGGGAAGATTCCCCAAAAAAGAGCCAAAAAGAGCCAAAGCCCCACACCAAGCACAATTTCAGGAATCGATTCTAATGCCACTAGGGCGTGAAAAAGCCCTCTCTCTAGAGGACTTCCATGCCGAAAAATCGCCTCCACCCCCAAAAAAAGCCCCAAAACAAAGGCGAAGATTTGGGCGCTCAAAGCCAAAGCGAGCGTCCAAGGGAGTGCCTCTAAAAGCAGCGTTGAGATAGGAGAGCCATAGGCGAGCGAGCGTCCCAAATCCCCACGAAGAAGCCGAGTGACATACTCAAAAAAAGTCGGAACAGAGGAGGTGCTTTGCGCCAAAAGTGCCTCCTGCTCGCTATTTAAGACCACATGGGAGGAGGCATAGAGTGCGCTTGAGTAGTCTCCAGGGAGCCAAAGCGGCAGGGCATAGGAGAGGTAGAGCATGACCCAAAATGCCAAGAGATTCCCTGATAGAGGGGCGATGAGCCTCATATCTTAAGGGAGCAGGGCGCGTTTGTTTTGGGAGATGGGAATCCCCTTGGCGATCCCTCCGGGAGTGTAGAACCACTCCACTCCAAGCCTTGTATCAAAGGCAGTGAGTGACTTGGGGTAGTAGAGGGGGATGGCGGGGAGCTCTAGAGCGTGGAGCTGCTGAATCTCTTGGACGAGCTCTTGGCGTTTGGATGGATTCATCTCCTCAATCTGGAGTCTAAGGAGCTCATTGAGCCTAGCATTGCCCTCAAAGCGGGCGCTATTGACAGAGCCTGCGCCTTCATTGGGGGAGATCATCTCATTAAGAATCTTGGCATCGCCGCTTATTCCTCCGTGCCCTGAGACGGCTAGATCAAACTCCCAATTTTTGACCCTGAGGTCTAGCGTGGTCGATTCGAGGGCGAGGAGCTCCACGGTGATTCCGATTCTCTCTAGCATCTTTTGGATCATCTCTCCATCACGATCACTCCCCGCTTGTCCACCTGCAGTAATGGTGGAGGTGAGAAGCTGGAGTTTTAGAGGCTTGCCCTCTTTTTCCATTTTGCCCTCGCGATTGGGCTGATACCCTAAAGAGGCGAGAATCTCCTTGGCTTTTTGAGGGTTGTAGGCGTAGGCGGGGAGGTTAGGAGCGAAAAAGGCGTGATCGCTGGAGAGCAATCCTAAAGAGGCGAGATAGGCCTCGCCCTGTTGAGACTTGGCGATGAGCTCCTCTCGATCGATGGCATAGGAGAGGGCTTGACGGAAGGAACGCTCATTCAAAAGAGGTCGGCGATGGTTGATCATCAGCTTTTTAGTCCACCCCTTCTCATCTTCGATGATTTTGAGGTTGGGATTTTTTTGGATCATCTCTTGCATGGTGGGCTTGATTCCCGCTAGATGAATTTGACCTGCAAGAAGAGCATTGAGGGGTTTATCGCTTCTTACATAAAGGAGGCGTTTTGCCTTGGGTTTGCCCCCGTAATACCCTTCAAACGCTTCATAGAGATAGCTCCCCTTGACTTTATCAAAATCGACATAGCGATAGGGGCCACTCCCAATAAAGGCCTCTTTGGAGAGAAAGGTTTTAGGGTTTTCCACGCCCGCCCAGATATGTTTAGGGAGGATGGGCATCGTCCCGCCAATATCCGAGAGGAAGGGGGAGTAGGGGCGCAAGAGGTGAAAGTGAACTTCATGGGGCGATTTGACCTCCACGCGCTCAATCGCGCTCACATCCACCCAAAAGTAGGGATGGCGGCGGAAATAATCCACCGTAAAGGCCACATCCTCGGCACTCACGCTATGCCCATCGTGCCACTTCGCCTCTGGCTGAAGCAGAAAAATAAAGGTGCGATTCTTCTCATCATAGCGCCACTCCTTCGCTAATGCCCCCCTAAAGCCTGAGCGATCTTTCCAGATGAGCGTGTCAAACACCCAGCTCATGCGCACATACCCAGGCCCTCTGGGGTAGTGTTGGTAGGGATTGGGATAGCCAAAATCCCCTTGAGAATCGCCAATACGAATCTCTTCAAGGCTCGCTGCCCCTAGAAGTGCTCCGCATAAAAGTCCAAGCCAACTTGCCTTTTTGAGCCAATCCTTTGCCATCCCTAGCCTCCGCTTTATGAGTGTTAAGTTATTCGCAATAGTGATATTATAAGATGAGAAGTTTAAGGTAAAGCCTTGATGAACTTTTAGCTAGAATCTAGCTTTTGGATGAAACATTAGATAAAGGCACAAAAATGGCTAAAGCGCCGATGGGTTGGCTGGAGCAAGAAGCTCCAAAGTGGATAGAGCGGGGCTGGATGGACGAATCTAGCCTTAAAGCCCTCTTGGAGCACTATGGAAGCCAAGGGGGAGCCAAACGCTCCGTGATCATTCTCTCCTTGTTTGGATTCTTGCTTTTGGGGCTTGGACTCATCTTGATTCTCGCTCACAACTGGGAGATGATGGGTCGAAGTGAGCGCTTGCTGCTCTCGGCGGGACTTTTGCTTTTAGGGCAGGGAGCGGGAATCTATGCATGGAAAAAGGGGGGCGAGAATCGCGCGCTAAGAGAGGGGGCGGCGATCCTTTGGGTGCTTCTTGTCGGGGCTTCTCTTGCACTCATTGGGCAAACCTATCACCTTGGAGGAGAGTTTAGGGATCTGCTTTGGGCTTGGATGCTCCTTGGGCTTTTGATTCCTTTCTTGCTTAAAGCCGATGGTGCCGCTCTTTTTCTGCTGGCAGGAATCACCGCGCTGCTTCTTGAGGGGCATCAAGAGGGGTGGATGGAGGGGGTCTCTTGGTTGGCTCTAGCGCTCTTTGGAGGCTACTATGCATGGCGATACTCTATGGGGCGAGAGGGTCATGCGCTAGCGCTCCTTGGCTGGGGATTGGCGCTCTCTTTGTCGATTCTTTGGGCTCATCACCACTACTCCCATCATGCGGTGAGTGCGATAGAGATGGTTTGGCTCCACCTGCTCTTCTCTTGGATTCTTTGGGCGGTGGGACGAGAGCTTCATCAGGGGCTCCGGCTTTATCATCGACCCTTTGAGTTTATCGGGAAATTGGGGCTTTGGGTGGTGCTTTTAGGGGCTCTGCCTCTAGGGGGTTGGGAAGCGCTTAGCCAAGAGGTGATTCCGAGGTTTTTAGGGATGGAAAATCCATGGATTCTTCTTATGGGGGTTGCCTATCTCGTGTTTGTATCGTTTATCTGGTGGCGCCGCAAAGGAGTTGAAGGGGGATGGATATTTGAAGTGATGCCTCTACTTTGGGCGCTAGCGCTTGGGATTTTCCTCTCTTTTGGAGCCTTGAGGGCAATGCTCTTTTTTAACTTGGCGGTGGTGGTTGGAGCGGTCTTTATGATCCTCTACGCCTCCAAAAAGGAGCACACAAGCGGAATTAATGAGGGGATGGCTATCCTTTTGGTGGGAATCTTGATTCAGTTTCTTGACAGCCACCTAGGACTTGTGGGCAAGGGCTTGGCATTTATTCTAGTGGGGGGCGCCTTTTTGCTCTTTAATCTCAGGTTTCGCTTCAAAAATTCCAAGGAATCCAAATGAAAAAGAGTCTTTTGTGGGCGGGGCTCGCCGGTTTGGTGATGGTTTGTGCAGCGCAATGGCTCGTGCTATTTTCTCAGATTTGGCGCTATGAGAAGGTGGTGAGCGAGGGGAAGAGCTACTACTTTGAGGTTCGTCCTATTGATCCTTATGATCCTTGGATGGGGCGATATGTGGCGCTAGGCTTTGAGCAGAACAGAGCCAAGGAGGAGGGTGAGAAGATCACCGAATCTAAGGCCTATGCTCTTTTGGAAGAGGATGAGCAAGGGCTAGCGAGAGTCAAAGCTTTGAGGGCGCAAAAGCCAAGTGAAGCAGAGGCTTTCGTGGGGGTGAAGGTGGGAACTCTTGATAAAGAGGGCAATCGGCGCTTTTGGCTCCCCTTTGATCGCTTTTACATGGAAGAGGAAAAAGCCAAGGCGGCGGAGAGGTGGCTGGCAAGCTCCAAAGAGGGTGAGCCTATTGTGGCTGAAGTGAGAGTTTTGGAGGGCAAAGGGGTGATCCATGAGCTCTTTTTGGGGGAGAAGAGACTGGGAGATGTTCTTCCCTAGTCTCCAATGATGACGGTGAAACAGCCTATGGCGATAGTGCCTCCATGGGCGGTGGCATCACCTTGGCGTGCGGCAGGGTGTCCGCAAATCATCACCGTGGAGGAGCCTTGGATGATTCTATCAGTTGGCCCCACGCAGACGCAATCATCCCCCATTAAAGCCGCGGGGAGTGATCCGATGAGAACCGTAGGAGCCCCAGGGCCCAAGATGGGTCCTCCGAGATGGGGAATAGGGTTCATTCCTGTGGGGGTTACCATGGGACAGAGGTGCAGATCGGAGATTCTTGCGGCAGGCGGCATGAGGGCTCCTTAGTTGATCATGACCATCGCGCCTTTGATGGTCGTCTGACCAAAGGCGGAAAGCTCGGCGCTAGTCTTCCCTTTGAGGCTCAAAGAGGTCTCGGCGTGCTGCTTGATATGGGTTGCTTCGATTTTGATGTCGCCTTTGGCGCGGAGAGTCAAATCTCCTTGGCTCTCAAGTGAAATCCCCTTAGAATCAAAGGTGAGCTGGTTTTGGTGGGAGTCTTGGATGAGGAGCGAATCGCTACTCTCACGAATGATGATTCGGTGATTCATTGGCGTGGTGAGAGTGAGTGTCTGAGTCGAGGAATCGTATTCGATTTGCAAGGGGTTGGAATTCATGGCTTGACCTTGAATGGAGTTGTGCTACAAAAGGATTGTAGCACAACCTTCTCAGGCTAGCTTGCAATATATTTGGCGTGAGAGGTCGTCCAATCCTCTTGACGCAAAAGTTCTCGATACTCTAGTGCCTTTTGAGCGAGCTCCTCATCGCTGATTTTGAGGGCGCGATGGATGGCAAAGGTCGGAGTGAAGAGCATACGAGTGAAGATCGCCATGGTCTCAATAGGCTTTAAAATCTCGCTTAGCGAGGACTGAACATAGGCACCGCTTTGGTAGGCATATTCTGGAGAGCCAATAGTTAAGGCAATCTTAAACTCTTTGCCCTGGAGCTTATCGCCACTAGAACCATAGGCGAATCCATACTCCAGTACGCGATCTTGCCAATCCTTTAAAAGTCCTGGGGTGCTAAACCAATAGAGAGGGAATTGAAGGACGATGCGCTCATGCGCTAAAAGGAGGGCTTGCTCTTTGGCGACATCGATATTTTTGGCCTCTTTATAGGTGGCATAGAGATCATGAAGGGTTACATGGGACTCTCCATGGATTGCTTGGATGAGCGCCTTGTTGAGTCTTGATTCGGCAATGTTGGGGTGGCATAGAAGAATTAGGGTCTTTTTCATGGAAAACTCCTTGGGTTTGATTTCAATTTCGAGAAATTTATCTTAAGCATACTTATACTCTACTTAGTGAAATAAATGTAAGTAATAGTGATATTTTATCCCTATAGTAAGGCTGTGATATAATCGAATCAGAAAAGGAATCAAAAATGTACAAAATCGAAAATGAAGCGTTTGTCTGTCCTATGGAGGTGACGCTCCATATCTTGAATGATAAATGGAAGATGTTCATTGTTTATGCCCTCTTGGATGGGCCTAGGCGTTTTAAAGATATCTGCGAGAAATTCCCCAAAATCACCCAAAAGACGATTTCGCAGAAGCTCAAAGAGCTAGAAGCGGCTCACATGGTCAATCGAGTGGTCTATCCTCAAGTCCCGCCCAAAGTCGAATATTCGCTTAGCGAGACGGGAAAGAGAATCGAGCCGATGGTCAAGGCGATGTTTGATTTTGGTGTTTTTTATGCTGAAACTTATGG comes from Wolinella succinogenes DSM 1740 and encodes:
- a CDS encoding LysE family translocator; translated protein: MRHALLHGHRSAWWSCLGIAMGNGFYIALSFLGHGILGQISWLLPLIELGGALFLIYLGGVLFLSPKPRFGTQGETPRPSLAVGFFWQGLLSALLNPKNTLFYLSVLFTILPPEITPATRIFYGVWMISLLLFWDMGLAYLLGHPSTAARLLPFLHPIQKIVGIALILFGLISLGRGLIPEGLSLFAKENIPLFDAYPSLG
- a CDS encoding AraC family transcriptional regulator; its protein translation is MPFLEIRLTKESGRIYEEHSHPMLSIGVMLEGETQFFLQGEEFRLQTGMLAVIPPRMAHACNPLPSQTRSYFILHLSLDFCLEIQGRLFNEGGQNLLPLRAPRIFDPMMYQGLTSLIQSLLKGYDSLKGEAFWGWCERFFARYTLEVSSRGDALISEVAEYLEGDVEEASLAFLSKRFQINPYTLERRFKKAYGTTPKRYHTDARLHRLKKLLRQGIPLALCAQYGGFSDQSHFQRFFKRRVALTPREYQLNFVQ
- a CDS encoding DUF364 domain-containing protein, producing MSLYANLIHQASLIAQHEGLILEDFGTSTTCVYALIRQANQHYIGVALLPQGEGEFTPLCATSCEEVFDQSLDFDPLHRALGLALANAIARYRLGSEKIPLQKGARALLPQKLLELTKEGDEIVFVGNLEPVIKKMRQEGRKPLVFCRQKNRLSDEVHSDIFEYEALASSKIAVITGAALIGSTVDAISAISPKGSVRILAGFSAGVHPSWLSGSGFTHVASMLLEPSIKESLFRHQWEEIFSYPAYFLPIP
- a CDS encoding ABC transporter ATP-binding protein — encoded protein: MIDFSLWYEEENHQLLALDHCSLSLQGGFITALVGESGSGKSTLAKSLMGCLPAHAKTQGKIKILGEDWLSLTPQARRERLGKEIAWVPQGGAENLNPLLSLETLLLEILPPQGAQERIKELLPLVGLAKRHLQLYSGEMSGGEAQRALLALALANDPKVVILDEPTGALDQSSRDFIAHALKRLRAQGKAILLITHDLELASTLSDETLILYMGQLLERLPSSKLFDESLHPYTIALARVFPRENRHKDIVKIKGEAPYRLLHRHDTLHTLHQHDHLEHLHLPDSGCLYAPRCTQALPECFTSSPPYQEQENRSWRCFYQGMQELLNLENITHHYGSFQALQGLSLRLLHGEIYSLVGASGSGKSTLAWIAAGVLKPTQGRRTPKEGLRIGMVYQNPLLALSPRLSILESLLEPLRLAKIPPKEAEDQAFELAKAAGLKADLHLLKRYPHELSLGTLQRACIARALANSPELLIADEPTSALDPSVQACVIKTLLELQVERGLSVLFITHHLALARKISDRIGLLHEGKLSYEGSVEECPLFLS
- a CDS encoding ABC transporter permease translates to MRAALFALAAILLLGLIAPYLAPYDPSDFSFTPFESPSLKHPFGINDGGMDIFSEWLYAYRNAILFGLSVASLGVILALLVGILSALWGGWFDWLMLRVGDLLLALPNLLLLILIAAFFQPSSWLLALLLALLSFPLGARVIRAQARITRSSLHVVAASQMGGGSLYLAYRHLLPELLPLALLGALGRFKGAIIAQTTLAFLGLLSPMEKSLGMMIRQAMGFYYLEGFIYWILPPILLLWLLISAFALALFRVEERLNPRLKGAQLA
- a CDS encoding ABC transporter permease translates to MAFWVMLYLSYALPLWLPGDYSSALYASSHVVLNSEQEALLAQSTSSVPTFFEYVTRLLRGDLGRSLAYGSPISTLLLEALPWTLALALSAQIFAFVLGLFLGVEAIFRHGSPLERGLFHALVALESIPEIVLGVGLWLFLALFWGIFPLQGGEEPYSTQKGLARLLELGYYGFLPFLTLTLSYLPSYFLLTRAALLPQMGAPYLKSAATRGIAPSRLRYIHALPNALMPLLTRLTLRLPLMLFGVVLIEGIFSYPGIGSLLLSAIAKRDPALIQAIILLLALLVMLANSALYLLAFRFEPKNLASFKANR
- a CDS encoding ABC transporter substrate-binding protein, with protein sequence MAKDWLKKASWLGLLCGALLGAASLEEIRIGDSQGDFGYPNPYQHYPRGPGYVRMSWVFDTLIWKDRSGFRGALAKEWRYDEKNRTFIFLLQPEAKWHDGHSVSAEDVAFTVDYFRRHPYFWVDVSAIERVEVKSPHEVHFHLLRPYSPFLSDIGGTMPILPKHIWAGVENPKTFLSKEAFIGSGPYRYVDFDKVKGSYLYEAFEGYYGGKPKAKRLLYVRSDKPLNALLAGQIHLAGIKPTMQEMIQKNPNLKIIEDEKGWTKKLMINHRRPLLNERSFRQALSYAIDREELIAKSQQGEAYLASLGLLSSDHAFFAPNLPAYAYNPQKAKEILASLGYQPNREGKMEKEGKPLKLQLLTSTITAGGQAGSDRDGEMIQKMLERIGITVELLALESTTLDLRVKNWEFDLAVSGHGGISGDAKILNEMISPNEGAGSVNSARFEGNARLNELLRLQIEEMNPSKRQELVQEIQQLHALELPAIPLYYPKSLTAFDTRLGVEWFYTPGGIAKGIPISQNKRALLP
- a CDS encoding DUF2157 domain-containing protein, whose product is MAKAPMGWLEQEAPKWIERGWMDESSLKALLEHYGSQGGAKRSVIILSLFGFLLLGLGLILILAHNWEMMGRSERLLLSAGLLLLGQGAGIYAWKKGGENRALREGAAILWVLLVGASLALIGQTYHLGGEFRDLLWAWMLLGLLIPFLLKADGAALFLLAGITALLLEGHQEGWMEGVSWLALALFGGYYAWRYSMGREGHALALLGWGLALSLSILWAHHHYSHHAVSAIEMVWLHLLFSWILWAVGRELHQGLRLYHRPFEFIGKLGLWVVLLGALPLGGWEALSQEVIPRFLGMENPWILLMGVAYLVFVSFIWWRRKGVEGGWIFEVMPLLWALALGIFLSFGALRAMLFFNLAVVVGAVFMILYASKKEHTSGINEGMAILLVGILIQFLDSHLGLVGKGLAFILVGGAFLLFNLRFRFKNSKESK
- a CDS encoding GDYXXLXY domain-containing protein; this translates as MKKSLLWAGLAGLVMVCAAQWLVLFSQIWRYEKVVSEGKSYYFEVRPIDPYDPWMGRYVALGFEQNRAKEEGEKITESKAYALLEEDEQGLARVKALRAQKPSEAEAFVGVKVGTLDKEGNRRFWLPFDRFYMEEEKAKAAERWLASSKEGEPIVAEVRVLEGKGVIHELFLGEKRLGDVLP
- a CDS encoding PAAR domain-containing protein, with protein sequence MPPAARISDLHLCPMVTPTGMNPIPHLGGPILGPGAPTVLIGSLPAALMGDDCVCVGPTDRIIQGSSTVMICGHPAARQGDATAHGGTIAIGCFTVIIGD
- a CDS encoding NAD(P)H-dependent oxidoreductase, whose product is MKKTLILLCHPNIAESRLNKALIQAIHGESHVTLHDLYATYKEAKNIDVAKEQALLLAHERIVLQFPLYWFSTPGLLKDWQDRVLEYGFAYGSSGDKLQGKEFKIALTIGSPEYAYQSGAYVQSSLSEILKPIETMAIFTRMLFTPTFAIHRALKISDEELAQKALEYRELLRQEDWTTSHAKYIAS
- a CDS encoding winged helix-turn-helix transcriptional regulator; amino-acid sequence: MYKIENEAFVCPMEVTLHILNDKWKMFIVYALLDGPRRFKDICEKFPKITQKTISQKLKELEAAHMVNRVVYPQVPPKVEYSLSETGKRIEPMVKAMFDFGVFYAETYGCVE